From the Oncorhynchus nerka isolate Pitt River linkage group LG28, Oner_Uvic_2.0, whole genome shotgun sequence genome, one window contains:
- the LOC115113586 gene encoding U3 small nucleolar ribonucleoprotein protein MPP10, whose protein sequence is MATVDIGNTLECCLKLLNIKTAHPEHFLSLQGAVATDFTYLTKTLYDLHKTHEPAGSKGSPLDQLVVENFDEEQIWQELELQNTAVLKHFETAVSQAALDTALSILFDEEDADEEPDEGVEQDGEEETRDGDLEDDGQGEEPPMLKTAMDALRGDNTDEDSDVDFDVDALEKQAKQKKCSVARESKPLGPPSEVDDRFFKLSEMESFLDDMDRREGKEGDGDVDYFQDLPSGDEDEDDDVDLFSEDVSSKKNKKTSTLKSSRNLKYKDFFDAVDDDPAQTADQSDAEDEDNSIDGMQDDDDEEEEEETENEDFVEDEECRQAKEALKRVTFNLPGESDASEGEDMADIFGGKSQNTTEPESKSSFEKRQDKMAEKIQDLEKAAMGEKPWQLTGEVSAQTRPENSLLEVDVAFDSASRMAPAVTEETTLQLEDIIKQRIKDQVWDDVVRKEKPKEEVFEYKKRLTLDHEKSKLSLAEVYEQEYLKQNQQKTEDEENPAHVEIQKLMDSLFLKLDALSNFHFTPKPPVPEVKVVSNLPSIAMEEVAPVSASSGSLLAPEEVKEKNKAGDVLGDSEKTSTDKKRERRKKKKVKRVKIHEKEKKQKLKEANRTGENKKQSKAEVAENLKKLTKGGKATLLKDEGKDKALRSSSAFFSQLQDQVKSQIKGAKDPGSKKKKHKEVSASKLKL, encoded by the exons ATGGCTACCGTGGATATAGGTAACACGTTGGAGTGTTGTTTAAAGCTACTAAATATAAAAACTGCACATCCAGAACATTTTCTTAG TCTTCAGGGTGCCGTGGCAACAGACTTCACTTATCTCACTAAGACCCTGTATGATTTACACAAAACCCACGAGCCAGCAGGCTCAAAGGGAAGCCCTCTGGACCAGCTGGTGGTTGAGAACTTTGACGAGGAACAGATATGGCAGGAGCTGGAGCTCCAGAATACTGCAGTGCTGAAGCACTTTGAGACAGCAGTGAGTCAGGCTGCCTTGGATACAGCTCTGAGTATCCTGTTTGATGAAGAGGATGCTGATGAGGAGCCAGATGAAGGGGTTGAACAAGATGGTGAAGAGGAGAcgagagatggggatttggaagATGATGGGCAAGGAGAAGAACCACCCATGCTTAAAACTGCTATGGATGCCTTGAGAGGGGATAACACAGACGAGGACTCTGATGTAGATTTTGATGTGGATGCATTAGAAAAACAAGCTAAACAGAAGAAATGCTCAGTGGCGAGAGAGTCAAAACCACTGGGTCCTCCATCAGAGGTTGATGACAGGTTCTTCAAGCTCTCAGAGATGGAGTCCTTTCTGGACGATATGGACagaagggaggggaaggagggggacgGTGATGTAGACTACTTCCAGGACTTGCCCTCTGGAGATGAAGATGAAGATGATGACGTAGACCTCTTCAGTGAAGATGTTTCttccaaaaaaaacaaaaaaacaagcaCA CTGAAAAGTTCCAGGAATCTGAAGTACAAAGACTTCTTTGATGCTGTGGATGATGATCCTGCACAAACAGCTGACCAATCAGACGCAGAGGATGAGGACAACAGTATAGATGGGATgcaagatgatgatgatgaagaagaagaagaagaaacggAAAATGA GGACTTCGTTGAGGATGAAGAGTGCAGACAAGCCAAGGAGGCTTTGAAACGGGTGACCTTTAACCTACCTGGAGAAAGTGATGCCAGTGAGGGAGAAGACATGGCGGACATCTTTGGAGGAaagtctcaaaatacaacagaACCTGAATCCAAATCATCCTTTGAGAAACGACAAGACAAG ATGGCTGAAAAGATCCAGGATTTGGAAAAGGCTGCCATGGGAGAGAAGCCATGGCAACTAACAGGAGAGGTGTCTGCTCAGACTCGCCCAGAGAACAGCCTTCTTGAGGTGGATGTGGCATTTGACTCGGCCTCCAGGATGG cCCCTGCTGTAACAGAGGAAACCACTTTGCAGCTGGAGGACATAATCAAGCAGAGGATTAAAGACCAG GTGTGGGATGATGTGGTGCGCAAGGAGAAGCCTAAGGAAGAGGTATTTGAGTACAAGAAGAGGCTGACTCTGGACCATGAGAAGAGCAAGCTGAGCCTTGCAGAGGTTTATGAGCAAGAGTACCTCAAGCAGAATCAG CAAAAGACAGAGGATGAAGAAAACCCAGCCCATGTAGAAATTCAAAAGCTCATGGATTCTCTATTCCTTAAACTTGACGCTCTCTCTAACTTCCACTTCACACCCAAACCG CCTGTTCCTGAAGTGAAAGTTGTCTCCAATTTGCCATCTATTGCTATGGAGGAAGTTGCGCCAGTCAGTGCTAGTAGTGGCTCTCTATTGGCTCCAGAGGAAGTCAAG GAGAAGAACAAGGCTGGCGACGTGCTGGGTGACTCTGAAAAGACCTCCACAGACAAGAAACGAGAGAGACGCAAGAAGAAGAAGGTGAAGCGCGTCAAGATCCACGAGAAGGAGAAGAAACAGAAACTGAAGGAGGCTAACAGAACTGGAGAGAATAAGAAACAATCAAAGGCAGAGGTGGCAGAAAACCTCAAGAAACTCACAAAGGGAGGCAAAGCAACATTATTAAAg GATGAGGGGAAGGATAAAGCTCTCCGCTCCTCCTCCGCCTTCTTCTCCCAACTACAAGACCAAGTGAAGAGCCAGATCAAAGGAGCCAAGGACCCGGGCTCCAAGAAGAAGAAACACAAAGAAGTCTCAGCCAGCAAACTCAAATTGTAA
- the LOC115113594 gene encoding methylmalonyl-CoA epimerase, mitochondrial-like: MAASVLKVARLSKCVLHTYSPTLRTLSISTPLCQGIPGSVWKLGRLNHIAIAVPDMEKATALYRDVLGAQVSDKVPFPEHGVYTVFVELGNTKLELLHPLGEKSPIAGFLQKNKSGGMHHICIEVDDISAAIVDLKARNIRTLSAEPRIGAHGKPVMFLHPKDCDGVLVELEQA, translated from the exons ATGGCGGCGTCCGTGTTGAAGGTTGCAC GTCTCTCAAAGTGTGTTCTTCACACTTATTCTCCAACCCTGAGGACACTTTCAATCTCAACACCACTCTGCCAAGGTATTCCAGGATCTGTCTGGAAACTGGGAAGGCTAAATCACATCGCTATTGCTGTACCAGACATGGAGAAAGCCACTGCTCTTTACAGAGATGTACTGGGGGCTCAGGTCAGCGATAAAGTTCCCTTTCCTGAACATGGAGTCTACACTGTCTTTGTGGAGCTGGGTAACACCAAGTTGGAACTGCTGCACCCACTCGGGGAGAAGAGCCCCATCGCAGGCTTCCTACAGAAGAACAAATCTGGTGGGATGCACCATATCTGCATTGAG GTTGATGATATCAGTGCAGCGATAGTGGATCTGAAGGCTAGGAACATTAGAACCCTGTCAGCTGAACCACGGATAGGCGCTCATGGGAAACCTGTCATGTTCCTCCACCCAAAAGACTGTGATGGAGTACTTGTGGAACTGGAGCAAGCCTGA